GGGGTTGTAGAAGtacttcgaagagcttcTAATTGACTAATATCGTTGTCCGCATCGAACACCTGATCATAAACATGCTTCGCATAAGTTGGCGGAGCCTCCGTATCCTCTTCTGGAAAGTAGTTCACAGACAAGCTACCATCATCTGATCTCTGCAAATTGTTGAGCGATGTTGAGCTTGCCAACGTAGTATTGAgaatttgtttttcaaataaGGGCACACCTTCGCCAGAGCGGAAATGGACTTTGCCTGTATTGTCCAGCAATACAAGCCGCCCCTCCACAGGCACATGTGGTGAAATGTACAAAAAGACAGGTATATTCGCTTTGATCTCTGtctttttgtcttcttctcccactcttttcttcaaagttatTTTAATGCTTAACTTATGGCGGACGCGTATTGCGTCTCCACCGATATCACAATCTTGAGTAACTTGCTTCAGATTGGCGGGAAGGTGCACAGAGGAATTCAGAACCACTTTATCAACTATCGTATTGTCAACTGAACCATCACACCCGCCGAGgtctttgaagtctttcATCACTTTGTGAAAGACAATGTTTTCATCGTCATACATCTGTTCGTTTTGATCCTTGAACGCGTAGTATTGGATTAAGCTGACTTCAATCTTGTACAGCTTGTACCCCTTTTGGAATGGATACAGGCTAACTGTTACTGGGGTAACGCCTCCAACAGGAATGGCACGGCTTGGTATTGATATTTCATACTGTAATCTGTCGGGCCAGCTTTTGCCCACCGACATCTCTTCGCCAACTGCGAGATTGTTTGGGGAAAGAGTACGAAAAATCCGCACGTATTTGTGCTTAGTGAacgcatttttgaagcccCCACGGTCCATTTGCGATTCGAATTTGTACAAGACAGATCCAGCTTGAAGACCCTCAATTGTTTCGGCAATATTTGGGGGCAATGACACTTTGAAGGGGAGCTCATAGtttcctttttgaattacAAACGTATGCCCAGGCCCCGTGCTTATTCCATCAAAAAGGCTAGTGAAGCTTTTGTCAGAGCTCTTGTCAAGCCCAATAGCAGagttgctctttttgggcttcCAAAGATTATTGATGGTGGGTGTGGAAAGCGACTGAATCAAATGTGGGCGAGGGGTAGCACCACTTGGAAGCTCCGGCTGGCTTTCGCAATGGCTCGGGTCTCCAACCGTTATACGCCCGATTGGAGAAACCAGTAAATTGTCCCAAACGCACTCAAAGATCGTGCGGCGCTCCTTAACAATACTGGCAACACTGGAATTTTTGTGGTGCCCCACCTGTAAAAACTCAAGCTTGAACGTCCCGGCAAGTTTTAGTGCAATTTTCTTCACACTGATTGTCTCTGGAACAGAAAATACTATATGACCGGATATGGGTATGGGCGACGCTTCAAGCGGTGTCCCTTGAATCAGTACAATATTTTTGTAAGATGACTTCAACCTGACATCAAAGTATATTGGTTGTGTCGAGGAAGACGAAAGCTTCCCTAGCGAAAACATTGACATTGACCTGGGCAGGGGCTCGATATACTCCTTGTGTGCCTCCGGTTTCAAGTGATTCCTTCGAGCCAATCAACCATATCGTGTTCCGACATTCAAAATCAGAGTGAAGGCGTTGAAAATGACGAGCAAATCATTTACAGTTGAACAACTAGCAAGCTTGTACGTGTTATTGCCCTGCCCACAGGCCCATGCCCTGTCTAGCTTATGACCTGCCGAAAGAGTTGTGGCTGAAGGTTTTCGAGCACCTCGGTTACGAGGACCTTTTTCAGTTTAGGTTGTGCTGCAGGCAGTTCAACAAGATTGTAACTATAGATTGGATATGGAACGACAGATGCAAGAAAAGGTGGTTAAAGAGCGATCAAGGTGATCCCTTAGCATTACGAATAAATGGGGATAAAATCGTCAACCGTGGGAAGGACTGGTTTTACTACTTCCGTTCTAGAAACCGCATTGACCAACACACTTTGAGAGTATTGCGTGCAATCAGAGAATGTAGGGACGAGGATAACTACTCGCATAACATTGAatctttgataaaatttGGAGCATTAGCGGTTCCAAATCTCAAAAAATTAGAGCTGGATAGCTACAACGACATTAGACCATATGAAGTCACATACCTCGCACGCCAGGTGCTTTTGACAATGCGCCATAAAAACCTCTTTGACTTTATTGACTCTGCAAGTAGCACTGATACAAACGAGTGGGTTCACTATTCAGAAGAAACCGTGTTTTTGCCTTTGGCGGCTATGGACCTAGCCTTTAACCGGCTCTTGCCTCATCGCATCAAGATCATGGAACATGTTCATTTCCAGGTCAAGCGTTACTACAACGACCTTTCAGAATTTATGAACTTACCTCCGACTTTAAGGGTCGATAAGCTCATGAAGTACTTATTTGAAGCTCTAGACAGTGCTCGGCTACTTCATGTCCGCCAGCGCGCCAGGTACTATCTCGATGATTTCATGTTACTCCGGGTCTATGCGGGGGAATCCAAAGGCCACCCTCTTGTTCTCCTTTCAATAATTCAAGCAGTATCCGAGCTCTATAACGTTGAGACTGTGATGTGTGAAGAGTTTCTTATTGTGAGAGATCCTAAGATTCGTGACGGTGAAACTTACATCACAATTTCGCAAGCAGGTACGCCTCGAATctttacaagaaaaaacttgatagCTTCAATGTGTCGCATTTTCCCTAGCAGACAGGTCGTACTAAGTACCGTTATCCCCAAGTTGTTGCAACCGCTGAAAACAAGGGACCTTCTGCTAAAAATCTTTGACGAATGGTCACCTTATTGTAAAAAAAGCTACTGGAATGCAGTTACTGACAAAAGCATCAATTCTCTCATGCAGTACATGCCATTTAGCAAATTTCCTGTACGCGTTTCAGATTACGACTATTTTCAAGCGTATTGGAAGGTCAAAACATCTGAACAAAGAGCGTTTCGAAATTGGGGCCAGAATCATTTCTTAAAATCTGTTGATTCACAGTACCCTCACGACAAACTTATTGTCGGAACGAGGCTCGGATGCGCCGATGAAGACGCATGCTCAGAAGGCCTTTCTCACTGCCAGGATTTGATTAACAAAAAACACATCATCGGCGCTAACTCTGCTAACCTTGCCGGCAAAATAGTTGCTGATACGAGGTTGCATACGAATTATGTCGTGTTAACAGACAGCGTTGCCAACAATGGGTCGGAATACCTAACTCTGATGGACCCTCTTGGAGAAATTAATGTGCTTCTGAAAAGCGACGTTCAATTTTTAGAGCCAGACAGCGTCAGATCTCTTGACATCAAGAGTATCATCAACCTTTTATCTCTCTCTGATCTGGGGCTATTTTTTACCAAGTTTGATCAAGTTCAGGGACTCTTTATTCCATCTGATATATTCGTAAACTATCTCAAGAGCAAGGATGCATCGAAAGGGACCGACCCAAGTGCTCAAAGGTTATAACGCTCAGACAAAATCGCTTGGCGGTTCAATTAATTCCTGCGTTTTCAATGTAATATGTAAGCAATGAATCATAATCAACGAACATACTTCTCCCCTCAGTGAGTTATAATGCTCTTTCTGAACTTTACACGACTTACACCATACCATCACTATACGGATGACAGTAATAGGAAGGGTTGTACAATTCAGAATGTTTCGTGTTGCTGCGAGGGTTAAGACAAATGCGCTATTAAGCCCTTTAAACAAGCGTTTTGCAAGCTCAAAAGTTATAGGTATTGACTTAGGGACCACGAACAGCGCAGTCGCCTATATTAGGGATCCTCTAGATCTGAACTCCGTAACAATAATAGAAAATGACGAGGGGAAGCGAACCACCCCTTCAGTTGTAGCGTACGATGCTAAAAGCGAAAAGATTCTTGTAGGTGACGCAGCTAAAAGACAGGCACTAATCAACGCTGGTAATACTTTTTATGCTACCAAAAGACTCATAGGAAGACCATTCCAAGACAAAGAAATTCAGAAAGACATTGAGCATTTACCTTATAAAGTCGTGGAGAATCCAACGAATCACCAAGCATACCTGTCGACAGCCACGGGGGAGGTTAAGTCTCCCAGTGAAATTGGATCAGCGATCCTAAActacttgaaaaagaacgCCGAGAACTATCTAAACGAAGAGATCAACAAAGCTGTAATCACAGTGCCCGCTTACTTCAACGACTCTCAAAGACAAGCAACGAAAGATGCAGGCTCAATGGCGGGCTTGAAAGTCCTTAGAGTCGTAAACGAGCccactgctgctgctttgagttttggcTTGGACACTAAAGAGTATTCCGGAATAATAGCTGTCTACGATCTTGGGGGAGGCACATTTGATATATCAATTCTGGACATCGAGGGTGGTGTTTTCGAAGTTCGTGCCACTAATGGTGACACTCACCTCGGCGGCGAAGATTTCGACAACATCTTGGTTCGCCACGTCGTGGATAAGTTTGTGGAGGCAAACCCCGAACTGGAAAAAGACGACCTTCTCCACAACCGCGAATTCATGCAAAGGATACGGATAGCTAGcgagaaggccaagatTGATCTTTCTCatgtcaaagaaaccaGCATAGACATACCTTTCGTTTACCAGAGCAAGCACGTCAAACTAGTTGTGAAGGAGCATGAATTAGATGATATGACAATGTCGCTCATAAACAAAACCATCCCACCTGTCAAAAGAGCATTAAAGGATGCTGAAATTGAGCCAGAGGAGGTTGACGAAGTTATTCTGGTGGGCGGGATGACCCGCATGCCAAAAATCAGATCCGTAGTAACTGAAACATTTGGCAAAAAACCTAACACTAGCGTAAACCCCGATGAAACTGTTGCATTGGGCGCAGCTATTCAGGGAGGGGTACTATCAGGCGAAATAAAAAatgtccttcttcttgacGTCACGCCTCTAACATTGGGCATCGAAACGTATGGAGGGGCATTTTCACCCTTAATTCCGCGTAATACCACTGTCCCAGTCAAAAAGACCGAAGTGTTTAGCACGGGCGTCGATGGCCAAAACGGCGTCGACATTAGAGTATTCCAAGGTGAGAGAGGGCTTGTGAAAGACAACAAGCTGATTGGCGACTTTAAGTTGGCTGGTATACCGCCCATGCCAAAAGGTGTTCCGCAGATTGAAGTGACTTTTGATATTGATGCTGACGGAATCATCAACGTATCTGCCTCGGAAACCAGCACGGGAAAGAATAGCTCGATAACGGTCATAGCTAATTCTGGGTTGACTGAGGAGGAGATTGCTAAGATGGTGCAAGAGGCCAACGCAAACAAAGAAATGGACAATATTCTAAGGCAGAGAGTCGAGTTAATCACCAAGGCTGACATAATGATTTCTGATACCGAAAACAcctttgaaagattcaaGGAAACTATAAATAAGAGCGCATTGTTCCCTGAAGTTTCTGCGCAGCTTAAAGACGTACGAGATCTGATAACAAAATTCAAGTCAAATGAATCAGATTTGAGCACTGACGTGAATGATGTTAAGCGTGCAACAGACGACGTACAAAAGATGGCTCTAAAACTGTTCCAAGACGCTTCGAAAAAGAACGCCAGCGGAAACTAAAGTTCGGACTATGCTTTGATTACCAAATTCGCCGCTATTCCATGTATATAATAGACCCCGGTGCGGAACACCTATCTTACCACTATAGCCTCATTTATAGGGACTTGTTCATGAACCTTCTGCGGGTAAAGGCAAGCCAGAACTTAGAGGGCTTTTCTTGGGAGTCTCTATAAAGTCTTTCCAGGAGCCTTGAGGCTAGTTCCTGGCGGAACTGCTGAATATATGTCTTCAAAAGGTCCATTTCGCTGTGGCTCTGCACAGGTACTGAGTACACGTTGTTTAGTGGGAAACCTGGAGTCCCCGGAATCGAGAAATCGTTGAGAGCAACATTAGTTAGCAGTTTCAGAGCCTCGTTGTAGGAAGTGTTGGGTCTCAGTTGTGAAAGACACTCGTTGACAAATAGGATGCCGTATATCAAGGCGCGATCAGCGGGCGACTTtatttcgaagtttttAAAGAAAGAGTTGGCGCGGAATAGGTCTAGGCATTCGTCAATGATATCGTAATCTGAGTTGGCTTGGTATGCGGGGCCGCGAAAGTTGGTCCGCAGCGGTAAAAGCACCACGTTACCCACCATACGGTCGGCTTGTGGGTCGACGGGAAACGTTGAGTGGTACGCCTAGAACAATTTTCCTGTTAGTAAAATTcaaaagacttcaaaacatggTGTTACATTTAAGACTTACAGGCATCAATGGAGGTGCTGGTcgtctttcaagcttgacaCGGTTTATGGAGTTGGGCGGGCCCCTTTAGTTCTCATTTTGATATatctaaaaaaaaatgtgTGCACTCGTACTACGCGATGTAAGCTGAGATTCGCTTTGCTGGTGAAAAATGGACTAATTTCCATCCAGCAGCTCCTGTAACAGATTAAAGGATCAAGGTACGCGGAATAAGTGAATCCTGATAGTAATAAGTGCTTCGAAAGCTTGGTGAAGGGCCGATTATAGATATCTGAGTTGGTGGGACCTAGAAAACAAGCGCCTTGAGAATCGGCAGGGAAGAAAGGCAGCTCCTTTATCACGAGCAGAAAAACGATCGCGCAGCGCACCATCAACAACAGCCGAGTGAGACAAGTATTTGCAACCGCGCTCGATAATGACAGAAGACTTGAAGGGCCTGGATGGTAGAAGACGTCTGTTCACAGAGATTTTCGGCGTGGACAGGCCCATTTCAAGATTGGAAGTGCAGGGGTCAAGCGATCACGTGCCGGACCGCATTGAACAAATCCAGTCACTGCATGATGCGATACTCACGGACATAGAAGAGGATGTGCTCCCGCCTGAGGCAGAGCACTACATCTTATCCCAAAATACTGAGGTGCGTAGTGTATCAGACACGCAGAGCTTGTCGAGTAACGAAGACCGCCTGTCGGCTGATAGCCCGCGCAAGATCATCCCAAATTCTTCGCCGAAGCGCAAGACTGGGCAGGGCAGTGCACGCCCTTTGCCTCCACCAATAAGCACGAGCTTCAGCTGTGCTGCCAACTCTACGCACGTACCATCGCCGCAGAGATCCCAAAGCGACCTTCCACGCTTGAAATCGTCGTTCAGTCAGCTTTCGATGAGCGGgcatctcaaaaagcagcagacAAACCTTAGCTCGACGCCAACcactttgaaaaagtcgccCTTGCAAGGGTTCGGCTTCTTTTCCAGACCAGGGTCAAAGGATAATTTTGATAACACACAACACCCTGCAAACAACGGACAGCAGGCTAATAGCATGAATTCTCGGTCACTTTCACTGAACTCATcgtctttgaagaatttcgcgtcttcttttcaacagaagGCGTCTAGTGGCAGAACAACTTCTCAGAAGCTCCCAggctcttcgagctcgATCTACGAAGGCAGTCACTACCAGGTTAACCCCCAAAACAATACGGGTTTAGGAATCAGAAGCAGAGAATCATCGGCCTCTTTGAATAGCTCACAAACAAACATAAATCCAAGAAAGCTTGGATCAACTCCCTCTTTGCATTATCATCGGAGAAGTAGCGCTTCTTTGCACTCTAAACCAATACTAAGCGCTACTTCGATGAAGCGACCACAAGTGTATCCTGCAATGCTATCCAGAGTTGCGACTAGGTTCAGAAAATCAGTTCAGGTTGGTGAATACAAGAAAGATGGGCTCATTTACCGAGACGCGTTTACCGGGCAACAGGCTGTCGACGTAATCTGCTCCATCATAAGAACTTCTGATCGAAATCTGGCGCTGCTTCTAGGAAGAGCTCTGGATGCCCAAAAGCTATTCCATGATGTGGTTTATGAACACAGACTGCGGGATTCTCCCAACGAGGTCTACGAATTTACTGGGAATTCCCGTATAATTGGAGCTGGTGCAACTGGAATGGTCCCGGCATCATCTCAAGACCCACTACTAATGGGATCCCATCACAACCTAATGTCAACCCATCCCTCGAAATCAACGTTAAACACATCAGCATCAACTAATTCAGTCACTAGTGAAGGGTTTGGAAAGCAAGTGGACCCCGCGAAAATGCATCAAGTCAACGGTGTTTTCACCTTGCTAGCAGAATGCTACGTTCCGACGTGCTCACGAAACAAGCTTTGTTACTCTATATCTTGCCCTCGTCGCCTTGAGCAGCAGGCAAGATTGAATCTGAAACCAAATGGCGGCTTGAAGCGTAACATATCTATGGCcgttgatgatgaagaggaggagaagCCATCATGGACAAGTTCTGTGCCCGAGGAAGTTTGGTCATCGCTGCCCAAAAAAGAGATCAAGCGCCAAGAGGCAATCTACGAAGTTTACATTACagagaagaactttgtGAAGTCTCTTGAAATCATTAGAGACACATTTATGAAATCCTTGGCGGAAACAAACATTATCGCTTCTGATATCCGAAAGAACTTCCTGAAGCATGTTTTTGCCCACGTTAACGATATTTATTCGGTGAATCGACGCTTCTTGGATGCTTTAAGCGATAGACAAAAATCTTCACCGATCGTGGATGGGATCGGTGACATTTTTTTGAGGTTCATACCATTTTTTGAGCCCTTTGTGATGTATGTTGCCTCTCGCCCGTACGCAAAGTACCTTATAGAAACTCAGAGATCTGTGAACCCTTACTTTGCAAGATTTGATGAGGATCTCATGAATTCCTCTTTGAGACACGGTATAGATTCGTTTCTATCCCAGGGTGTCTCTAGACCTGGCCGGTATATCCTTCTGGTCCGTGAAATCATCAAGTCCTCAGACTCAGAGAAGCACAAACGGGATTTAGAAAATATGAACAAGGCCCTTGAAGCCCTTCGCGAATTTATGACCCGAATTGACAGAGCCAGTGGAGCTTCTCAGGATCGGCACgacattgagcttttgaaacagaaaatccttttcaagaacgagTACGTGAACCTGGGGCTCAATGATGGCAAGCGCAAAATCAAGCATGAGGGCGTCTTGTCACGGAAAGAGCTCACAAAATCCGATAACTCTTTTGGTGGTGATATCCAGTTTTACCTACTGGACAACATGCTTCTGTTTTTAAAGGCAAAAGCAGTCAATAAATGGCAGCAGCACAAGGTTTTTCAACGGCCTATTCCGCTCCCGCTTCTCTTCGCTTGTGCAGCAGAAGACATGCCACCAATAAGAAAGTATATTAACTCGTCACCAGAATGCTCTAGTGGAATCATTTCAACCGAACACCACTACAGTAATCCAAAAAACGCCATAACGTTTTCTTACTTTGGTGCTAAACACAGGTATCAAGTGACGCTGTACGCAGCGCAGTATGCGGCTTTGCAAACCTTGCTggaaaagatcaagcagGAGCAAGCTGCATTGTTGGCGGCAAATGACATATTCAACATGACAAAGATCAACAGCAGGTTTTTCGACTTCAATAATAAAATTAATAGCGTTGCCTCATGCGACGGAGGCCGGAAGTTACTCATTGCTACAAATCAGGGATTGTATGTCAGTGACACCAAACATGAAGCTGCCTCCGAGGGGCGTAAGCCTACCACATACTTTGCGGCACCTGTGAAGATCCTGCATAAGACAAACATTACACAGGTAGCCGTATTGGAGGAGTTCCAGTCTGTTCTATTGCTAGTGgacaaaaagctttacAGCTGCCCTGTGGCTCTCTTTAAAGAGCCAAAAGATGGCACGCAgtacttcaagaagcatgCCAAGGAGTTGGTGAACCAtgtcaacttcttctcggaAGGCGACTGCGATGGCAAACGGCTCGTGGTGACGGCACACAGCTCATCTCACTCGATCAAGTATTTCGAGCACGACCACCCAATGCTGATGGagggcaagaagaacatgaagagaaagatTACGGAGATCGTCTTCGAGTCGGAGCCTGTGTCCATCTCGTTTCTCAGAACTAACTTATGCATTGGATGCAAAAAGGGATTCCAGATCGTGTCTGTGTCGCAAAACGTGCACGAGCCGCTGCTGGACCCCGCGGACACATCGCTGGAGTTTGCGCTGAAGGACGTCCTAAGGCCGCTCTCGATCTACAGAGTCGGGGCATCCATGTTCCTACTGTGCTACTCCGAGTTTGCATTTTTCGTGAACAGCCAAGGCTGGCGCAAGAAAGAGTCGTATGTGATCCACTGGGAAGGCGAGCCTCAAAAGTTTACCATCTGGTACCCCTACATATTGGCATTCGACCCCAGCTTCATTGAGATCCGCAAGATCGACACGGGAGAGCTGGTGCGCTGCGTACTGGGAGAGAAGATCCGGCTCCTGCAGGCCTCGTCGCAGCAGATCCTGTACGCGTACGAAGACGAGTACGGCTACGACACTGTGATGTCGCTCGACTTCTGGGGCAAGTGATGGGGAAGGGCGGGACGGATTTAGGTTGGCGACGGATGGCGATGGAACGATGCGCACGTGACGTCCCGTCGGGATCGTGAATTTCGCCTTcacaaaaattttttatgAATGACACTGAAAAAAATTATCAACAAAGTCttcgaactttttggtTTTCGACTTTCGAAACCTTCTACCGTGCATTTGATATTTAGTTGTAGTACTTCTAGAGCTCGCctaataaaaaaaaaaagaccaGTTCTGGCTTGGACAAGTTACTACGATGGAACAGGTTCAAACGCAAGCACAGTCGTTTGCTGCGGAGCTTCTGCAGAAAGTGGAGTCCGTGCCATGGATCAGCGTGCACACGCCGTCCATTGAGCATCCGTTCGGGCTCGAGTTGTGGCCAATCTTCAGCAAGGTGTTCGAGAAGTACGCCGGGTACCCTGCGGAGGACTTCCAGTTCATCCACAACAAGACGTTCATGGCGAACGGGTACCAGGCGGTCGGGGTGATCATCGTGTACTACATTGTGATCTTCGGCGGCCAGGCGCTGTTGCGCGCGGCGAATGCGCCGCCTTTGAAGCTCGGGTTCTTGTTCCAGCTGCACAACCTGGTGTTGACGTCCGTGtcgctggtgctgctgctgctgatggTGGAGCAGCTGGTGCCCATGGTGTGGAGCCAGGGCCTGCTGTGGTCGATCTGCCACAAGAACGCGTTCGCGCCCAAGCTGGTCACGCTGTACTACCTGAACTACCTGACCAAGTACCTGGAGCTGATCGACACCGTGTTTTTGATCctgaagagaaagaagctgctgtttCTGCACACGTACCACCACGGCGCGACCGCGCTGCTGTGCTACACGCAGCTGACCGGTAGGACCTCTGTGGAGTGGGTGCCCATCACGCTGAACCTGGGCGTCCACGTGATCATGTACTGGTACTACTTCCTGAGCGCGCGCGGCATCCGCGTGTGGTGGAAGGAGTGGGTCACGCGCTTCCAGATCATCCAGTTCCTGATCGACCTGGTTTTCGTGTACTTCGCGACCTACACGTTCTACGCGTACAAGTACTTCAACGGCATCCTGCCTAACAAGGGCACGTGCTACGGCACCCAGGCCGCGGCCGCCTACGGGTACCTGATCCTGACCTCGTACCTGGTGCTGTTCATCTCGTTCTACATCCAGAGCTACCGCAAGGGCGCGTCGAAGAAGCGCGCAGCGACGAACGCGGCGGCCAAGATTGCCACGGAGGCCACCACGGCCGCGACGACGGGCAAGCAGTCGCACGCCACCAAGGCGACGTCGAGAAAGGCCTAAGCGggctgcgcgcgcgccgcgcgcgggcCGCGTACATAGCGACTTGCCGCGGCGGGCGCCTGGCACGCACTGTAAGTAGCGTCGAAGCATAGGATAAATACGACATAAACGCGAGCGCTGTGCAGAAAAGCCGCGTGCACGTGGGCCGCCACGGCGGCCCACGTGACCCGTACACTACGACGTGGATCGCCGGGCTCACGTGAGCCCGGTTCTCGGGTCTGCGTCTCCATCACGTGAGCACGGCCGCTCGCGATTTCCGCTCCTGCCGCCTGGCCCCTCGGCGCCCGCCTTCCGCATCGGGCAACCCTGCCCGACCCTCCCGCCGTGCACCCTTTGCGCCATATCCGCCGCACTACCGCCGCACTACCGCCGCGTTACTGCCGCGCAACCGTCGCGCTTCCGCCACTTCCGCGCTTCCGTCACATCTCGCGCCCCGCGGGCTCTGCTTCCACTCCCCGTTGCGCCGCTCGCCCGTTCCTCCGTGCTTCTCCGGCCCACCCGCCGTTCTGGCCCCGAACCCTGCGCCCCGTCCACCGCCTTACACACACGCTCGCCAAGCACGTCGCCCTTTCGTGGCCGACAATCCTTCCTACACGTGCTGTTTCGTCTCCAATCCCAGCccttaaaaaaaaaacaagtgCTTCATTGGCCGCAACAAAGCCTTGCAGCTCCGGAGTACACCCATCTTACTAATTAGTTAGTCAAGCGTCGGTCGATGCGAGACCGCCGAACATCTTCTTGCCCGACGCCCTTCCCGACGGCCTGCGGCCGCGTCTAAGGACGCAGGGCGCGGCGTCCGCGGAACACTCGCTTCTTCCAGGGCCGTAACCACAGGATCAAGTGGCTTGGTCCCTCGCATAATCGGCCCCAGACGCCCGCGCAGACGCACTAGTGGCACGGCTGCGCGGCCGCTAGAGCACGCTACAGGGCGCTTCAGGGCGCTGCAAAGCGCACACACGAAATGCACATACTCACACACACTCACACACGCGCTCACACTCGCACACTAAACAAACAGCGGCCCCCTCCTGTTTTCCTCGGAAAGCATAGCCCGTGCCGCAGCTGTGGTTCCGCAGATTCCGCAGCAGGGCGCCAAGGACGCCCAGGTCAACCACGGCTGTAGGCCCCGAACGAGCGTTCGTGCGCGCACGAATGCACGAACAGGGCTTACGAGGTATTTTTCCCGCCTAGCGGATCACTAAGCAGCCTCTCTGGCTCCCCGCCCGGTGCGTGCGCGCAGCGGTACGCATCGGGCACCTGTGGGTATAAAACTACGAGGCCTGTGGTAGCGGGTGGGATCGGCAGCGGCTAAGCTTACCGCATATAGACTTGGGAAGAAAGCGCAGAATGAATGTTTCACAGTCCGTGACTCTGCCTCCGATCTCGTCGTTCGACAGTCTGGTGCGGGCCGCCGAGCACGAACACTTTGTGCGGGCCCAGCAcgggcagcggcagcgcgAGAgcgcgctgggcgcgcCGGGCGTGGGCCTCAGCGTCGGCAGCGCGGCCCACACGCCCAGCGCGCCCAGCGTGGCCAGCGTCGGCAATGTCGGGAGTCTCGGCCCGGTGCTCGTGGGAGCCTGGAGCAGCGGGTCCGATACTAcggccgcggccgccaCGCACAACTATTTTATTGCATCCGGTTCCGGCGCTTACGGCCGCGCCGACAGCCGCGGGGAAGGGGGCGCAGGGACGCGCGTCGTTCCAGGCACGACGGCAACCGCGGGAACGCGGCGCGACGCTGGGCCTTCGTTCGCTGGGACGCTCACGCGACACGAATCCGGCGGGCGCGCGAGCGTTTCGGCTCCCGAGCCCAGGCCCGGCGTCGCGCCTGTGTCGCCTGACACGaacggcagcagcggcaCGGCGGCAGGTCCCGCGCCACGCGCGGCCAAGCCACGCCGCAAGAAGCAGTGTCCCGTGTGTCACAACTTCTACGCAAACCTATCGACGCACAAGTCGTCGCACATGCTGCCGGAGCACAAGCCGCACAAGTGCCCCGTATGCGCGCGCGGGTTCACGCGGAACAACGACCTGCTGCGGCACCGCAAGCGGCA
This is a stretch of genomic DNA from Lachancea thermotolerans CBS 6340 chromosome D complete sequence. It encodes these proteins:
- the STP3 gene encoding Stp3p (similar to uniprot|Q7LH06 Saccharomyces cerevisiae YDL048C STP4 Protein involved in pre-tRNA splicing and in uptake of branched-chain amino acids), with protein sequence MNVSQSVTLPPISSFDSLVRAAEHEHFVRAQHGQRQRESALGAPGVGLSVGSAAHTPSAPSVASVGNVGSLGPVLVGAWSSGSDTTAAAATHNYFIASGSGAYGRADSRGEGGAGTRVVPGTTATAGTRRDAGPSFAGTLTRHESGGRASVSAPEPRPGVAPVSPDTNGSSGTAAGPAPRAAKPRRKKQCPVCHNFYANLSTHKSSHMLPEHKPHKCPVCARGFTRNNDLLRHRKRHWKDEIIGAGPGIGAAGAGATASGARGEDDALDVSPGASSSVSSGSARLGAADGADAADRAAGESLSPQQQLRSLHRIKGTFHCPYKSALIALDMDAYPGKRRELAFETSECHQTGVFSRCDTFKNHLKALHFEYPPGTKKKDRSSVPGRCKQCGRHFANVGEWLSSHVGKDCGYVYH